From the genome of Nodosilinea sp. FACHB-141, one region includes:
- a CDS encoding NAD-binding protein, whose amino-acid sequence MRQNRPRYGETTVEESYRHTRQHLIRGAIALGCVMVSGVCWYHFIEGWSWLDSVYMAVITLSTVGFGETNPLSPEGRLFTILLIMTGVGVIAYILNNLTEAIVQGHFQAGFRSLKRRRFMESMQGHYIICGLGRTGRQVATEFFAENIPFVVVDSEDSAVQRAQQLGYITLQGDATQDQVLLQAGVERARCLVAALPSDAENLYIVLSAKTLSPNIRTIARASSEEAILKLQRGGADVVVSPYITGGKRMAAAALRPQVVDFLDGILTGAERTVYVEEFLLLPESCPIIGKTLAEAQLGRQSGALILAIRRDGGVLLFGPTADTRLYPGDMVISMGNTDQLRLLSQILSPIEQGRKA is encoded by the coding sequence GTGCGTCAAAACCGCCCTCGCTATGGCGAAACGACTGTTGAAGAAAGCTATCGGCACACTCGGCAACACCTGATTCGCGGGGCGATCGCCCTTGGCTGTGTGATGGTGTCGGGGGTGTGCTGGTATCACTTTATAGAGGGGTGGAGCTGGCTAGACTCGGTCTACATGGCGGTGATTACCCTGTCGACCGTGGGCTTTGGGGAGACAAACCCGCTGAGCCCCGAGGGTCGCCTCTTTACCATCCTGCTGATCATGACCGGGGTAGGCGTAATTGCCTATATTCTCAACAATCTCACCGAGGCGATCGTGCAGGGTCACTTTCAGGCCGGGTTTCGCTCACTTAAGCGGCGCAGATTTATGGAATCCATGCAGGGTCACTACATCATCTGTGGCCTCGGCCGTACGGGTCGCCAGGTTGCCACAGAGTTCTTTGCAGAGAATATCCCTTTCGTGGTAGTCGACTCTGAAGATAGCGCAGTGCAGAGAGCCCAACAGTTGGGATACATCACGCTTCAAGGTGACGCTACCCAAGATCAGGTGTTGCTCCAGGCTGGGGTAGAGCGGGCCCGCTGTCTGGTGGCGGCCCTGCCCTCCGATGCCGAAAACCTCTACATCGTGCTCTCGGCCAAAACTCTGTCGCCCAATATTCGCACCATTGCCCGCGCCAGCAGCGAAGAGGCCATCCTCAAACTTCAGCGGGGTGGGGCCGATGTGGTAGTGTCGCCCTACATCACCGGTGGCAAACGCATGGCGGCGGCAGCCCTGCGGCCCCAGGTGGTGGATTTTTTAGATGGCATTCTTACCGGGGCCGAGCGCACGGTCTATGTGGAAGAGTTTTTGCTGCTGCCCGAGAGCTGTCCGATCATTGGCAAAACCCTGGCTGAGGCGCAGCTGGGTCGTCAGTCTGGGGCACTGATTTTGGCTATTCGTCGCGACGGTGGGGTGCTGCTTTTTGGCCCCACCGCCGATACTCGCCTCTATCCCGGCGACATGGTGATCAGCATGGGCAATACCGATCAGCTGCGGCTGCTGAGCCAAATTCTTAGCCCGATCGAACAGGGCAGAAAGGCGTGA
- a CDS encoding response regulator has translation MQDLQERFILVIDPNPVHAQVVQRVLIEGSGCDSQSDLPQNHLEIVVSGEAAIDYLLQQGEYAQAPRPDLVLLDLELPKLELSENDGYNILTTIKTTPHLRQIPVIVFTESDRSEDILRSYASQSNCYVVKMADLEQLSHTVKQIEAFWLGIVTLPLR, from the coding sequence ATGCAAGACCTGCAAGAACGCTTCATTTTGGTCATTGATCCCAACCCGGTCCATGCCCAGGTGGTTCAGCGGGTTCTGATCGAGGGATCAGGCTGCGATTCGCAAAGCGATCTGCCCCAGAATCACCTCGAAATTGTCGTGAGCGGGGAGGCGGCGATCGACTACCTGCTGCAGCAGGGTGAGTACGCCCAAGCTCCCCGCCCCGATTTAGTTCTGCTGGATCTCGAGCTGCCAAAGCTGGAACTGTCGGAAAACGACGGCTACAACATTCTCACCACCATCAAGACGACGCCTCACCTCAGGCAGATTCCGGTGATTGTGTTTACGGAGTCTGACCGCAGCGAGGATATTTTGCGGAGCTATGCCAGCCAAAGCAACTGTTATGTAGTGAAGATGGCTGATTTAGAGCAGCTGTCTCACACGGTGAAGCAGATCGAGGCGTTTTGGCTTGGGATTGTAACGCTGCCGCTGCGGTGA